TCGGCATCCTCACGGGCCTGGTGGCCTGCTTCATCGACATCGTGGTGGAGCGCCTGGCCGGGCTCAAGTACAGCGTGGTCAAGGGCAGTATCCTTCCGCGCGGCCCGACGGCGAGGCCACGAGCTCCGGGCACGCTGGGCTTGGGGCCGCGAGGCCGTGGCAGCCGTCTCCTGGGGCGCGGTCTGGGGCTGCGTCGTCTGCGAGCCGCACTCCGGGCGAGGGGCTGGGGCCGGGCGGCGAGTCAGCCGAGCGTCCTTGACGAGCCGCAGACATCGACAAGTTCACCGAGAAGGGGGGCCTGTCCTTCTCCCTCCTGCTGTGGGCCTCGCTCAACTCCGCCTTCGTGCTGGCCGGCTCCGCGATCGTGGCCTTCATCGAGGTGCCGCCGTGGGGGTCCCGGGCAGGACACTCCACCGGGGCGCGCagggcgggggccgcggggggctCGGTGAACCCCAGaggcccctccagcccctgctTGCCCCACCCGCTGTCCGGTCGAGTAGTGGACAGGTCCGGTTCTGCCATGGGAAGCGAGACTGGCGTGGGTAGGCGGCGGTGGGCCGGGGGGCTCGTGCAAGGTGGTCAGGAAAAGCAGCGCCTCGACGCCCCGGGCCACCTGCTGGTGCCGtgcccatctccccaccccaggcccgGGGGCCGCCGTCCCATGTAGCGGGGGTGCCAGGGAGCCCGGGGCCCGTGTTTTGGCTACTCAGGCCTCTTCTCTGTACCCCACTTCCACCCCGTGCCCCACAAGGGTCTGCTTCCCTTGGAAGTGCCTCTTCAAGCCCCTGCCCCGTGCATGGTGGGGCCGCATCTCCCTGGCCACCCCCACTCAGCCAGGGCCCGCCTTCCCTTCCAGCCGGTCGCCGCTGGCAGCGGGATCCCCCAGATCAAGTGCTTCCTCAACGGGGTGAAGATCCCCCACGTGGTCCGGCTGAAGGTGAGGCGCCTGCGCGGCCTCCTGGGGCCCTTGGCTGGGGAGGGCGGCCGCGAGCGGGCCAGGCCTGCCGGCGCCCAGCACCAAGCGGGCCATGCCACGGCGGGCCCCAGCTGCTCTCCTTTCCAGGGCTCCCTAGGAGCTCTCGGGGGTGGGGTATTccggggggctgggggccccTGCAGTTGCGGGCAGAGCCTTCTGGAAAGCGTCTGCTCGGTGCCTTTGGGTGTCCAAGTGGACCCGAGAGGGTCCTCCCTGAACTCTTCTCTCGTGAGGGGAGGATTGGTCCTCGGGGTCCGGGTGAAACGAGCCTGCCTGCGGGGGCAGGGCCATGGCAGGTGGGGCTCCGAGGGGCGCGCGGCATGGGGGGCGCGGTGGAGGGGAGGCGGGGCCCGGGCGAGGCCACTGAgccgcccgcgcccccggccGTGTGTTGCAGACCCTGGTGGTGAAGGTGTCGGGGGTCATCCTGTCGGTGGTCGGGGGCCTCGCCGTGGGGAAGGTAAGAGGGGGCTGCGCCCGCTGGGTGCGTTCCGGGTGCCAGGGCCTCACCTCGCCCCGCCCTGCAGGAAGGGCCCATGATCCACTCGGGCTCCGTCATCGCCGCGGGCATCTCCCAGGGGAGGTCGACGTCGCTGAAGCGCGACTTCAAGGTGAGACCCTCTCCTGCGGGGGCAGGAGGCGCGGGGCCGGTGCTCAGCAAGCCCGAATCCGCCCGCCCTGCAGGCGCCCACCGCCCCACAGACACCCCCCGCCCCGCAGACGCCCCCCGCCCCGCAGACGCCCTCCACCCCGCAGACATCCCCCGCCCCGCAGATGCCCCCCGCCCCGCAGACGCCCTCCACCCCGCAGACATCCCCCGCCCCGCAGAcgccccccgccccgcaggcGCCCCCCGCCCTGCAGATGCCCCCCACCCCGCAGACACTCCCCGCCCCGCAGACGCCCCCAGCCCCACAGACCCAACCCTCCAACCCCCGCAACCTCTCAGCACAGCGTGTCCTGCTCGCAGCACCTGCCCCCTTCTCAGCTGCACCCGCTGTCCTCCGGCCAGCCCTGGGCACGGTGGCCCTGCTGCTGGCCCCCCGATGGCCTTCGTGGCACCTCGCAGCAGCTCCACTCCCCCCAGGCTGCCCCGCCGTGGCCCTCCCCTCGCAGGGGTTTTGGGGGCTCTCGCGGTGCCGGAAGCTTGGAGGTGTGCTGCAGGGGCGTGGTGTGGGTGTTTGTGGGTGTTGCCCGCAAGGCTGGTGTGTCCGCACTGGGACCTAGGGGGCCGCAGGGGCCATGGGCCCCCCGCCCCTCCGGCAGCCCTGCTCCACCCCGCAGGGGGCCTTGCCCCCTCGTGAAACTGTCTCCGAGGTGCCCCTCGGCCCTGGGGCTTGGAGCTGCCAGGAGAGTGGGTGTGAGCAGCCCTGGCCACGGAGCCCTCGGCCCGCTGAGCGTGCGCCAGGCCCTGGGCAGTGCTCCAGGGTCCGCAGCGCTCGGCCAGTGCCCCAGGGGACGTTTAGGGGCTTCGAGAGCCGCAGCCTGACCGAGGCGCCTGTCTCCCGAGGAGCCCTGCAGCGGGCTGCCTGTGCCTGCCGGTCGCCGCCAGCGTCCCGGTGGGCGGGACGCTGATCCTGTGAACTCGGGGCCAGCCGGTGGTTCCCAGCGCGGGACCCTACAGGGCGGGGCCAGCCGACACTCCTGTCACCCCCTTCCCGGAGTCCTTTCGGTGTCAGCTCGCGCTGTGGTAACGCTGTCGCGCAGCAGAGCGTGGCTGCGCCCGCCTTCCGCTGGGTGCTGGAGGGCGTGTCCCCAGTCCTGAGCTGGTGCcgcgggccctgcccctgccttcaGGCCCCGGACCCCACCTTGGCACCTCAAACAGGCGCCCACTGTGCGTGGGCAGGGCCTTCGGGCAGCCCGGCTGAGGCCCCCCGGGTCCCCGTTCTAGATCTTCGAGTACTTCCGCCGAGACACGGAGAAGCGGGACTTTGTCTCCGCAGGGGCTGCAGCCGGTGTCTCTGCGGCGTTCGGTGCCCCTGTGGGTAAGTGGGGGGCCGGCCCTACCCTCAGCCGCGCCCTGTGGGACCCAGCGCTTGGCAAGCCCTGGGGGGGTCTTGTGCCCCTGCTCCACCCCAGCCCAGCATCGCCATCAGGGCCTCGCTCTCCCCATTGGGGTCCTCACTCTCCCTGTTGGGGCCTCGCTCTCCTCGCGGGGGTCCTCGCTCTCCCTCTTGGGGCCTCACCCTGTTGGGGGTCCTCGCTCTCCCCGTTGGGGTCCTCGCTCTCCCCGCAGGGGTCCTTGCTCTCCCTCTTGGGGCCTTGCTCTCCCCGTTGGGGTCCTCGCTCTCCCCGCAGGGGTCCTCGCTCTCCCCACAGGGGCCTCACTCTCCCTATTGGGGTCCTCTCGCCGTGAGGGTCCTTGCTCTCCCTGCGGGCGCCTCGCTTTCCTCTCGGGGCTCAGCGGGGCTCCCCTGCAGGTGGGGTGCTCTTCAGCCTGGAGGAGGGCGCGTCCTTCTGGAACCAGTTCCTGACCTGGAGGATCGTGAGTGCTGCCCGGGGCCCAGGCCTCAGCCTCTTGCCCCTCCCGCTCGGCCCGTGCCCTCACCCCGCCCTCCACCCTGTCGTTGCcggcccctccccccagcccgcCTGGCCTGCTGTTGGGGTGAAGCCCCCGGGCTCCTGGAGGGCCCCAGCTCCACCCTGCCTTTCGAGCCGTGAAACCCAGGCCTCAGTCTCCCCCTGGTGCCTCCCTGGGCCTGTCGGAGGGGCTTGGGCCCCACCCAGCTGcccaccctccccacctccacctgtGCCCACCAGGCTCCGCGCCCACCCCCTTCTTCCCTTGGAGGGGCCTCGACTGCCCCCCAAGAAGCTCCCCGAGTGTGGGGCAGGACGGGCCCTAAGCCTGGCGGTCAGCCCTGccggccccctgcccccgccccacctgTGAGGACTCGGGTGGAGGCTCCGACAGTGCCTGCTCCCCTCTGCTTCGCCCACAGTTCTTCGCGTCCATGATCTCCACCTTCACCCTGAACTTCGTTCTGAGCATCTACCACGGCAACGTCTGGGACCTGTCCAGCCCCGGCCTCATCAACTTCGGGAGGTTTGACACGGAGGTACTGCTCTCTCGTCCCTCCTCGCTCTCCCGGGCCCTCGGGGGGCAGTGCTGTTAAGGTCCAGGCAGGAGAACCCAGGCGTTAGGGGCGTCCTAGCCCTTAGCCGTGGACCCGAGCCCTGCCCGTGAGTTCCTGCCTAGGGCGGCGTGTGCCCAGCCACCTGTGGGCGTCCCCCAGGAGGCCGCACGCGGGCCACGGTGGCTCAGAGAGAAGGGGGGGGCCAGGCCTCTGGTCTGCCCAGTGCCTCTCGGTAGCCCCGGCTATCAATCCTCCTGGACCacaaaaatgcagattcccaggggCGGAGGGCGTGATTACACCCCCCGGCGGCTCTCGTGCTCTCGGTGAGGGCAGGAACCCCGAGACGCGTTCCTCGGGTGCCCGACCACCCACCATCAAGGCTGCCGGGACAGAGGCCTGCACAGAGACAGCAGGCATGGGAAGGAAGGGCTCCCGGGCTTCCCAGACCCCCAGACCGACAGGCGTGGGAGGCCTCCTGCTGACCACGAGCGGCCTCGCCCTCCTGGGGGAGCCTGCGGCGCCAGGAAAGCACCGGGGCGTCATCCCCAGGAAGCGCTGGCACCCGGTGGGAGGCGCCGCCCGCCCACTGCTCACGCGGCCCTTGCTCCTGTCCGCAGAAGATGGTGTACACGATCCACGAGATCCCCATCTTCATCGCTATGGGCGTGCTCGGTGAGGACCCCCCTCACATGGCCGCGCGGCAGGAACAGAGCAGCCCGTGGGAGCGGGTGGGGGCCAGGCCACTCGGTGCTGGGGCTCCAGGACCCCGTGCTCTCTGGGCAGCCAGCTCAGTGGAGCGTACCCCAAACACACGGGAGAACCCTGGGCACCGCACTCTGCTTCTCCCTCCGCCTCTGGCAGGGCCTTGGGGGTGGGGTTTTGGGGTGACCCCGTGCCTGTCTCCCAGGGAGCTGAGAGCTACCAAGGCCTACAGGCCACACCTTGGCGGGGTAGGGTGCACCCCTGGAGCTGCAGGGGTTCCCTGGGCCCCTCCGGGCCCTGGCGAGCTCCCCCTCAGTGGTGGCATGGCACCCTGCCCTCGTCTGTCCTGCCACCCCCTCCTCTAGAGACCTGTCCTCCTGAGGCTGCCCTGCTCCCAGGGCCCCCCCGTTCCACCTGGAACACCCAAATCCAAAGCAGGTCGCGCTCCgtggcctggggcggggggctCCTGCCCTCTTGGGGGCGATGGTCCACCCGGGCCGCTCCGGCAGGAGCTCCTTCCCGGAAGGAGATGCCTTTGGGAGCAGGCAAGTCCGTCCTCTGGGGAGGCAGCCAGGGGTCCGGGCAGCCCCCGGCTCCGTCCTCTGCAGGCGCAGTTGGGCCCCAGGCCACGCGGTGCCATGCAGGCAGGGCAGGCCCGCCCCCGCCGTGTCCTCACCGGGCCTTCCTCGCTCAGGCGGCCTGCTCGGCGCAGTCTTCAACGCCCTCAACTACTGGCTGACGATGTTCCGCATCAGGTGCGGCTCCTCCGGCGGGTCTCGACGGCTGGGCCCCCCCCCAAGGGCCACGCCAAGGCCACACCGGCCCGTGTGTGCCCCCGTCACGGTGACGGAGGCGCCTGCCCCCAGTGGGGGCGGGGAGGCATGCGGCCCAGCCCCACCTGGACCAGGGCCCCGTCTCGCGGCCTTTGCGTCTCTCTCCCGGCGGTGCGTGGCCTGTGCCTCTGGGAGGCTCTACCTGAGGTTCTGAGCCTCGGGAGGCAGCAGGGTACTGGGGGCAGTTCCCCGGGGCCGGTGTGGCACGGAAGCGGGCAGCCCACAGGGCCCagcggcgggggccgggggcgggggctgctCATGGGTGCGCACCACCCGCCTGCCCGCGCAGCTGACCCGCGGAACGCGCCCGACGCCCTGCAGGTACATCCACCGGCCCTGCCTGCAGGTGATCGAGGCCATGCTGGTGGCTGCCGTCACTGCCACCGTGGCCTTCGTGATGATCTACTCCTCCCGCGACTGCCAGCCGCTGCAGGGGAGCTCCATGTCCTACCCCCTCCAGGTAGGAGCCGGCCGGCCCCCGGAGCACGCGCTCGGCCTGCTGCCCTGGAGCTCAGCAGGGCTGGCTCGGGGGGATGGCCCCTGGCTGCAGGGCATCTGGAGGAGCGTCCACGTGATGGAACTGAAGCCTCCCCAGCACACCCCAGAGTGGCGACCCACCCGCCTGTGACAGCAGACTGACACAGGGTCCTGGGGGGTGTCCATCAGCAGCCTACCGGGGACGCTCCTGGCAGCGTCCACTGCAGAGCCCCGAGGGGAAGCAGCCCGGCTTCGCCAGGGGACGGGCAGCCAGAGCGTGGCGCTTCCCTGTAGTGGTGTGCCGGGCGCACCGGGGCGTGCCGAGGCGTGCCAGTCAGGCGGGCGGTGAAAACCTGTTCAGTGGACACCACGGCACAGGACACGCAGGTCCGCTTGCCTGACATGTGCAGAGCAAAGCCGGAGTCAGAGTGGGCTCACCCCCACCGGGGGCTGCGGGGAGGAAATAGGGATCTGAGCACGAGCCTGGGGTCACCTTGGGGGTGAAGAAAGTGCTGTGTCGGTAGGCAGTGGGGCTGGTTCCACGACCTGGGGAATGTGCTGGGAGCCTCTGAGCTGAAGCCACTTTCACTGGCCTTCGTTTTTAATTGAAAAGTCGAGAGCTTACAGATCACATGTGCACGCCTCACGGGGTCTGGTCCCGTCCCTCGCCGCGCTCCCTGCGCTGTCGTGGACCGTTCGTTACGCGTGTTGAAAGGGCCTCATCAGTCTCACTGCTGCTCGTAGCCTGTAGTTGACGTTGGTGCATTGTTTCTGTGAACCACCGTTTTGTATCGTATGTTTATTGTAGCTCACGAGAACCCTCTCCCGTTTGCCCTGTTAGCCACGGGCCCCCCTCCACCCCTGGACTCCCCGTGCTGTTCAGTCCCTGCCTTGTCCAGTCCGTCCCGAGCGCACAGGCGGTGGCTCTCAGTGTTGTCACAGTGTGTGCTGTCACCGTCTCCATCGGTTTTAGAATGCCTACGCTACTCGGAAAGGGGAACGCCCACACCCCTTCCCCCCTGCGTTGTTGTCCCTGAGGATGGCTGCAGTATCTTTGTCTCTGCCGTAGGATCCTCTAGCGTTATCGTTGACTGTTCCCTCAGGTTACGTTAGCTGTGTTTTCTGGGTGTCACCGTGTCCTTACCCGTTGGGTTTGCTCTGCTGAGTGCAGCCCTCAGCCCCCGAGCCCCCTGTTCTCCAGCTCTCGCTCAGCCGACGTTTCCGTCCTGGTCAGCCCTTTGCCAGCCTCACCAGTCAGCGGCATCGGGTGGACTCACCGTAACGTCCCCCACCGCCCCCTTCCCTGCCGTGCGGCGTGTGCGGCGTCAGCTCCCTTCAGCCCTTGTGCGGTGCCCTGCGCTCCGGGGCTGGCCTCCGCACAGTCACGCTCGTGCTTAGAGCGCGGTCGGAGGTGGTGCTGAATCTGTCCTAGTGCGTCGGGCCTGTTTCACTCAGTGTAGCACCTCGAGGTACACCCGCGTTGTAAAAGGGAACTTCACAGTGAGCAAGTTACGTTCCAATAAAGCTGTTTCCCACCCCCTTCGCCCCCCAAAAACCAACAGCACAGGTGGGCGGGCAGGTCCGGACGTCTCCCTGGAGGCAGTGGGGTCGTCGCCCTTTGGCCGCGGCCATGCTCACGTGTCCCCCCGGGTGTGACCCGCGAACGCTCCCGGGTGGGGGTCCAGGGTCTCCCACGCCCTGACTCTGGCTTGCTCTGAACCCGCCGGCGGTCGGGGCAGGCCTGATGCGCCAGGTGCAGCTGCCCCACCAAGCTCTGGGGGGCGCCGCCCTTGGCAGGGGGGCAGAGGCTGGGCTCCGCCCCTGGCCCCCGAGCCCGCAGCCCGCCCCCACCACGGCCCCGCGTCTCCCCGCAGCTCTTCTGTGCGGACGGCGAGTACAACTCCATGGCCGCTGCCTTCTTCAACACGCCGGAGAAGAGCGTGGTCAGCCTCTTCCACGACCCCCCCGGTGCGTGCCCCCCGCGCCGGCTCTCCCCCCGGCTCCCCCGGGGGCAGGAAGGGCCTGCCGGCGCCTGCCCAGCGTCCCGGGCGCGGCTCCTGCCCTCCGCAGGGGGTGTGCTTGCGCAGCCGGGCGGCTTGCGGGGGCGGCACGTCCAGGGGCAGGACCCACGCCACCCGCTGGGCCCCCATGGGCCCCACGCCCCAGGCAGGCCGGCTGCTGCCTTCCGGGGTGTTTACCCCCCAGGAGTGTGTTCACTTGTTTGGACTCCTTTTCCCAAAGCCCAAAAGGACCGCCACCCCCGCCCGGCCCGTGGGCGCTGCAGCCGGGCGGCGAGGCCTGAGAGGGCCCCGGGCGTCCCCTCTCTCCACTTCGGGGTGCATGGCTGTCCAGGAGCCACACCCGGGCGGGGTCACGTGGGATTTGGCCCGCCAGGCGGGTGCTGTCGGAGTCGCCCGTGCAGGCCGTGGCGGCTCCAGCCAGGCTGCATCCCACCCGCCTCCCCCCTAGCGTGCTCGCCACCTTGCTGCATAGCCTCGGCCAAGCCTTGGCCCGTCCCCGTCTCCACCTCCCGGCACAGGCTGACGCTGCCGTTGCGTACACTCCTGGCTCCCATCTCGGTGTGGGCCAGAGGCGCCCCCAAGACCTCGAGAAAGGCTCTCAAGTCGGGGAGCAGCTTCGGGGTCTGGGGCTTGGGCCGGTGCGCTCCACGGCCCCACAGGGCTGCGCGCGGGCGTCTGCAGGCCCAGGTTTGCGCTGACGTTCCCATCTGGCCTTCCCTGGTGGAAGGAGGCCGTCGGGGAGGCCGTGACCTTGCGGGTCCAGGGGCCAGTGCGCCGAGCTTCCCCAGGCCCAGCCGACCCCTTCCCGTGGGGCCGGTACCCCGCGCACCCTCCCGGACTCGGGCTCCTTCCCTACGCCTGGTGCGTGCCCTTCCCGGGCACATGGGCTCCTCAGGCCACGGGCCTGACACGTCGGCGTGGCTTGTCAGGCGTAGGGGACGGCACGCTGTCCACAGGTCTCCTCGTCGAAAGTCGGGTTCAAGGAGCCGAGGGGCTGCGCGGCCATGGTCCTCCGGGGTGAGGGTGGCCTGGCCCGAGCCTGGCGTGGGGACAGCGGGCGCCTCGCTGAGCAGCTCTGTCAGCCGCCGCCCTGGCCGTGGTCTCCTCTTCCTGGCGTGTCCTCCATGGAGGGGGTGGGCCCCTGGGCATGGGGGCCCGTGGGGGCTCAGCGCCGCTCTCCGCAGGCTCCTACAACCCCGCGACGCTGGGGTTCTTCACGCTGGCGTACTTCCTCCTGGCCTGCTGGACCTACGGGCTGACCGTGTCGGCCGGCGTCTTCATCCCCTCCCTGCTCATCGGGGCGGCCTGGGGCCGGCTCTTCGGCATCTCCTTGTCCTACCTCACGGGGGCCGCGGTGAGCGCGTGGGCGGGGGCCGCTGCCCGTGGGCCCCACAGGGAGGGTCCCCTGAGTTCAACcgcagggagggagaggaggccgTGAGCCCTGGCAGGGCGGGTGCGGGCGCGCGTGGGGGCCCGGGGCCCAGCCCTGTGCGCCGGacgcttccctccctcccacatttccctcgTGGCCTGTGGACACGGGCCCTCCCGCCGTCCACCCATCCAGGCCCGGGCCGTGCGGCGCTGGGGCTGCCCGCCAACGTTCTCCTGGCCTTTCCTGACCGGGACGTGAGACCCGTGCCGTGAGACCCGCCCTTCTAAAGCGTGCGGCTCGGCGGGGCTCGGGGCCAGAGCGTCCTCATCCCCCAGAGCGTCCTCATCCCCCCAGAGCGTCCTCATCCCCCCAGAGCCTCCTCGTCCCCCAGAGCATCCTCATCCTCCAGAGCGTCCTCATCCCCCCTGGAGGCCCCTGTCCCTGGGCACTGCGGCGCTGCGCCCCGCGCTCAACCTGCCCGGTGTCGCCTGCAGGTCTGGGCTGACCCCGGCAAGTACGCGCTGATGGGAGCCGCCGCCCAGCTCGGTAAGTCGCGgctgccggggggcggggcgggaggggGTGTAGGCCTGGCCCCAGCACAGACGCCCCTGCAGGCGGCATCGTGCGCATGACGCTGAGCCTGACGGTCATCATGATGGAGGCCACCAGCAGCGTGACCTACGGCTTCCCCATCATGCTGGTCCTGATGACGGCCAAGATCGTCGGTGACGTCTTCATCGAGGTGCGTGGGCAGGGCGGGGCTGCGGCTCTGGGGCGGGGCGGGCCACGCCCTTCCCGCGCGTGACCCCGCGCTCTCCCCAGGGCCTGTACGACATGCACATCCAGCTGCAGAGCGTGCCCTTCCTGCACTGGGAGGCCCCCGTCACCTCGCACTCGCTCACCGCCAGGTACCGCGCCGCCTGGGGCCCACGCCGGGCCCGTCTGCGCCCCAGCTCCCTGCCCTCTGAGCCTTGGCTGGGGGGAGACCTTCGACCGTGCGGCCCCCTCCCGACGCCCACGCTCCTTCCAGGGAGGTGATGAGCACTCCCGTTACCTGCCTGAGGAGGCGCGAGAAGGTGGGCGTCATCGTGGACGTCCTTAGTGACACAGCGTCCAATCACAATGGCTTCCCGGTCGTGGAGGCTTCAGACGACGCCCAGGTACAGGGTCTGGGGGTGGCCGGTTGCCCCCAGGCGCATGGGAAGGACGCGGGCGCCCTGTCGAGGgagctgggggggcggggcttaGTGGATTGGGACGTGGTGGCGCCACAGCGTCAGAGGAAGCGGCCCGCCGCCTGGACACCCAAGCTGCCGGGGGGCCAGGGGTCCTCGCGACCCTGGACATGCTGCTGGCCCCGGCCCTGGCTGGTCGGGGGTGGACCGGGCCAGGCAGCGGCCCCTCTTCCCCGCCAGCGCTCCAGCCTCCCCGAGCCCTGTCGCTGTGGCTGCTCCTTGCTGGGGCCGGGGCGAGCAAGCACAAAGGGGTCGGGCGCCGGGAGCCCGGGGGTCGGGTACCTGGCCGGGGGCCCAGGCTGGTTGGCGCCCGCGGTGCCACCGCGTCGGCTCTCTTGCAGCCCCCGCAGCTCCAGGGCCTGATCCTGCGCTCCCAGCTCATCGTGCTCCTGAAGCACAAGGTAACCTGCGCTGGCCGGGGCCTGCGGGGGGGCTGCGCTGGGGTGGGAGCGGGGGGCCGGCGCTGGACACGCCTCTGCCCGCAGGTGTTCGTGGAGCGCTCGCGCCTGGGCCTGGCGCAGCGGCGGCTGAAGCTCAAGGACTTCCGCGACGCCTACCCGCGCTTCCCCCCGATCCAGTCCATCCACGTGTCCCAGGACGAGCGCGAGTGCAGCGTGGACCTGTCCGAGTTCATGAACCCCTCGCCCTACACGGTCCCCCAGGTGGGCCTCGGTTggggcggcggggccgggccAGCGGGGGCGGGGCGCTGAGCCTGTCCTGGGCCCGCCCGCAGGAGGCGTCCCTGCCGAGGGTGTTCAAGCTGTTCCGGGCCCTGGGCCTGCGGCACCTGGTGGTGGTGGACAACCGCAACCAGGTGAGTGGGCGGGCCAGGTGAGCGGGCGGGGGACCGCGGCCAGGTGAGTGGGGGCTGCAGCCAGGTGAGTGGAAGGGGCCTCGGCCAGGTAAGGGGCGCGTCCTGCACGGCCTGTTCCTGCACCTGCAGCCTTGAGCACCGCCTGTGCACGGGGCACCTGAGCCCCCATGCATGCGGGGCGAGGGTCTTCCCGGGGCGGCTGTGCAGTGGTGGTGATGGGCTCTGCCCCCACAGGTGGTCGGGCTGGTGACCAGGAAGGACCTTGCACGGTACCGGCTGGGCAAGGGCGGTCTGGAAGAGCTCTCGCTGGCCCAGACCTGAGGCCCTGCCGCCTCTCCTCGTCCTCCTGCGAACTGCGGCCAGGCCCGGCCCTCACGCCGTGGCGGGCGAGGGCATTGAGTGACACTTCCGCTCATTTGTCTCCACCCTTGGCGCTCCCGTCTCGGACCCTGGGACTCTCCTCCTTGCTGTACTTGAAGAGGTCCAGGCCGGCGGCAGCTGACTTTCTCCCTGCCTGTGGTCACCCGAGAGCCAGCCAGGGGCTGAGTCTCGAGCACTTTTGGGTGCTCTCCCCAggcaccctgcccgggcccccccggccctcttttaggaggcaccagggatcgaacctgggacatcgtacgtgggaagcaggcactcaacccctgggCTATGCCCGCTCCCCCAGCCCGTTTTGTATCCACCAGGCTGACACTCTGGCCCGTTCTCGTAGCCAAGAAGGGACCTGGCCTGGGCGCGGTCCCAGCTGGACTTTCAGGGTGAGGGTGTGAGGGTGGCCGGGGGAGCAGCTGCCGGGGCAGTTCAAGGAGAAGCCGGCTGCCCTGCTGGGCTCCCAGCGCCTTCCGAGCGCTGGACCTGATGGACTGCACCTGGCCCGCTGCGCCCTGGCCCCAGGCTGCTGCTCGGACCTGCGGCCCCGGGCGGCTCAGTTGCACGTCGTGGCTGCTTCTGCAGAGCCAGCCCAGCAAGAGGTCCCGTGAGGCCCTGCTGGTCCCGCTCACACCCACGCTGTTGGGAGGCAGAGGCCACGTCTCTGGGCATGGCACACTGAGCTTTCCCTTCCCCGGCCCACCAGCACAAGTTCCAAGATACACCCCAGCAGCACCCGAGCTCCGTGGGGCGGAGGTCCTGGGCGCGGCCGAGCTGGGTGAGCAGACTGGGTGAGCAGACGGCAGGGGTCAGCCCCGGGGCCGGCAGGCGGAGCGTCTCAGCACAGAGTCCATCGGTCCCAGCCACAGTGGCTTCTTGCCTGTGGCCGCCGCCATGGGGCCCCCAGCGGGCCACGTTCTGGGGCGGGGGTGCTCCAGGTGGCCCCCGAGGTGCAGGAGCCAGAGAGCGCTGCACCGGAGGCCGAGAGCCCCACCCAGGCTGGCCCCCACCCGCGCCACCTCtgggccccctgcccccccatgGGGGAGACGCCGGGACCTGGACTGGTTCCCAAGCCCTTTCCCACAGCGACCCTCTTTAGACTGCGCCGTGCCCACAGGCGCAGCTCCGCGCCACGCGACACAGGTGCCTCGAGTCGGTTCGTACAAGGGCTGCCCCGTGGTTTTTACCTCCTGTCGAGGGAGTGTGGCTGTCTCCTCCTCCATGGCCCTCCCTGGTGGTGACTCTGCACCCTCTGGCCCTCCGTGAGGGCCAGTGGGCTCGGCAGTAACAAATAAAGGCCTTGCCCTGAGCCTGTGCTGGCGTGGTGCCTGCCCGTCCAGGTGGCCTTGGGCCTGTGGTGGGCTCTGAGATGGGGCCCTGTGCGGGGTGGTGAGGTGGGGTCCTGGGCTGGCACCCTGTGAGCCTCCGGGGCCTCAGGTGCAGGCAGGGGGTGCCCTAGGAGGTGGCCCTGAAGGCCCtgtgttagggttctccagagaaacaaccAGCAGAGGAGATCATCAGTACAAGCACATTCCCTCGTGGCCGTGCAGGTTCCACAGGAGGCGGCCAGCGGGCCCTGACGGAAGTCCAAGCAAGGGAAGCAGCTGCGGCTCAAGCActgggctctcgtctaccatatgggaggtccggggttcgattcctggggcctcctggtgaaggcaagctggcccatgtggagtgctggcacGCACAGTgggctggcccgagtggagagctggcgtagcaagatgacgtAGCAAAGACAcacggaggagagacaataagatgcatcagaccagggagctgaggtggcacctCCCACTCGGGT
Above is a window of Dasypus novemcinctus isolate mDasNov1 chromosome 23, mDasNov1.1.hap2, whole genome shotgun sequence DNA encoding:
- the CLCN7 gene encoding H(+)/Cl(-) exchange transporter 7 isoform X1, producing MANVSKKVSWSGRDLDDDEAAAPLLRRTARAGAPPDEGTPLLNGAGPAAARQPPRSRFLRIGQMSNVELDDELLDPEMEPPHPFPKEIPHNEKLLSLKYESLDYDNSENQLFLEEERRINHAAFRTVEVKRWVICAMIGILTGLVACFIDIVVERLAGLKYSVVKGNIDKFTEKGGLSFSLLLWASLNSAFVLAGSAIVAFIEPVAAGSGIPQIKCFLNGVKIPHVVRLKTLVVKVSGVILSVVGGLAVGKEGPMIHSGSVIAAGISQGRSTSLKRDFKIFEYFRRDTEKRDFVSAGAAAGVSAAFGAPVGGVLFSLEEGASFWNQFLTWRIFFASMISTFTLNFVLSIYHGNVWDLSSPGLINFGRFDTEKMVYTIHEIPIFIAMGVLGGLLGAVFNALNYWLTMFRIRYIHRPCLQVIEAMLVAAVTATVAFVMIYSSRDCQPLQGSSMSYPLQLFCADGEYNSMAAAFFNTPEKSVVSLFHDPPGSYNPATLGFFTLAYFLLACWTYGLTVSAGVFIPSLLIGAAWGRLFGISLSYLTGAAVWADPGKYALMGAAAQLGGIVRMTLSLTVIMMEATSSVTYGFPIMLVLMTAKIVGDVFIEGLYDMHIQLQSVPFLHWEAPVTSHSLTAREVMSTPVTCLRRREKVGVIVDVLSDTASNHNGFPVVEASDDAQPPQLQGLILRSQLIVLLKHKVFVERSRLGLAQRRLKLKDFRDAYPRFPPIQSIHVSQDERECSVDLSEFMNPSPYTVPQEASLPRVFKLFRALGLRHLVVVDNRNQVVGLVTRKDLARYRLGKGGLEELSLAQT
- the CLCN7 gene encoding H(+)/Cl(-) exchange transporter 7 isoform X2, giving the protein MANVSKKVSWSGRDLDDDEAAAPLLRRTARAGAPPDEGTPLLNGAGPAAARQPPRSRFLRIGQMSNVELDDELLDPEMEPPHPFPKEIPHNEKLLSLKYESLDYDNSENQLFLEEERRINHAAFRTVEVKRWVICAMIGILTGLVACFIDIVVERLAGLKYSVVKGNIDKFTEKGGLSFSLLLWASLNSAFVLAGSAIVAFIEPVAAGSGIPQIKCFLNGVKIPHVVRLKTLVVKVSGVILSVVGGLAVGKEGPMIHSGSVIAAGISQGRSTSLKRDFKIFEYFRRDTEKRDFVSAGAAAGVSAAFGAPVGGVLFSLEEGASFWNQFLTWRIFFASMISTFTLNFVLSIYHGNVWDLSSPGLINFGRFDTEMVYTIHEIPIFIAMGVLGGLLGAVFNALNYWLTMFRIRYIHRPCLQVIEAMLVAAVTATVAFVMIYSSRDCQPLQGSSMSYPLQLFCADGEYNSMAAAFFNTPEKSVVSLFHDPPGSYNPATLGFFTLAYFLLACWTYGLTVSAGVFIPSLLIGAAWGRLFGISLSYLTGAAVWADPGKYALMGAAAQLGGIVRMTLSLTVIMMEATSSVTYGFPIMLVLMTAKIVGDVFIEGLYDMHIQLQSVPFLHWEAPVTSHSLTAREVMSTPVTCLRRREKVGVIVDVLSDTASNHNGFPVVEASDDAQPPQLQGLILRSQLIVLLKHKVFVERSRLGLAQRRLKLKDFRDAYPRFPPIQSIHVSQDERECSVDLSEFMNPSPYTVPQEASLPRVFKLFRALGLRHLVVVDNRNQVVGLVTRKDLARYRLGKGGLEELSLAQT